The Thermoplasmata archaeon genome segment GAAGGGGCAGAACATTCTTATGCGGTAGATAAGATTATTGAAACAGTGGGAGAGTTTGGACCTGTGGACATGAATGTTAGAAATGTTGGAATGGAGAGCGTATATGAATATGCACAGAGAGTTGGAATATGGAGGTTGTTAGAGCTGTTTAAAAAAGAAGACATACACATTACATTTTATGGTGTTGCAAAAGCTCTCGAATTGAATACTGAGGCAGTAAAGAGAATAATTAAAGATGGCCATGAGATATGTGATCATGGTTACAGGTGGACTGAGCAGTACAGGATGAGCTATGAAGAAGAAAGGGAAAACATAAAGAACTCTGTAGAAGCTATAGAGCATATCACTGACAAAAAGCCGGTCGGTTTTTATGCAAGAGAGCCAAGTGAAAACACATTAGAGGTTTTATTAGAGTTTAAAAATTTTATATATGATTCTGATGCATACAATGATGACC includes the following:
- a CDS encoding polysaccharide deacetylase family protein is translated as MVYHRDFIGYGSNPPKFRWPKNSTLALSIVVNYEEGAEHSYAVDKIIETVGEFGPVDMNVRNVGMESVYEYAQRVGIWRLLELFKKEDIHITFYGVAKALELNTEAVKRIIKDGHEICDHGYRWTEQYRMSYEEERENIKNSVEAIEHITDKKPVGFYAREPSENTLEVLLEFKNFIYDSDAYNDDLPYFYKKTGMLIISYTPDANDFHFYSPMHRFSTSTEFFQYLKDTFDVLYRESKKSPKLMSVGLHVRISG